The proteins below come from a single Anguilla rostrata isolate EN2019 chromosome 3, ASM1855537v3, whole genome shotgun sequence genomic window:
- the cbr1 gene encoding carbonyl reductase [NADPH] 1 — protein MSTNKVALVTGSNKGIGFAVVRALCKEFPGDVYLSARDVDRGTAAVENLKTEGLNPFFHQLDISDLASVRHARDFFKEKYGGLDVLVNNAGIAFKVNDSTPFGIQAEVTLRTNFLDTRDLCNEFLPIIKPGGRVVNVSSGMSSIALKSCSPELQARFRSNDITEEELVMLMEKFVQEAQKGEHTHKGWPNTAYGVSKIGVTVLSRIQARRLREERAGDQILLNACCPGWVRTDMAGPNAAKSPDEGAVTPVYLALLPVGATEPQGQFVSEKQVQVW, from the exons ATGTCAACAAATAAAGTTGCACTTGTCACTGGTTCCAACAAAGGCATTGGCTTTGCAGTGGTGCGCGCATTATGTAAGGAGTTTCCCGGCGATGTATACCTCAGTGCCCGGGATGTTGACCGGGGTACTGCGGCAGTAGAGAACCTGAAAACTGAAGGCTTAAACCCATTCTTTCATCAGCTCGATATCTCCGATCTGGCGAGCGTGCGCCATGCCCGAGATTTCTTCAAGGAGAAATACGGCGGCCTCGATGTACTCGTTAACAACGCCGGTATTGCGTTCAAAG TTAATGATTCCACACCTTTTGGAATCCAAGCTGAGGTCACTCTGAGAACAAACTTCCTTGACACCAGAGATTTGTGCAACGAGTTCCTCCCTATCATAAAACCAGGAG ggAGAGTAGTTAATGTTTCGAGTGGAATGAGCTCCATTGCTCTGAAGAGTTGCAGCCCAGAACTCCAGGCAAGGTTCCGcagcaatgacatcacagaggaaGAGCTGGTGATGCTGATGGAGAAGTTTGTGCAGGAGGCCCAGAAAGGTGAACACACCCATAAAGGCTGGCCAAACACGGCCTATGGGGTGTCCAAAATTGGCGTTACGGTGCTGTCCAGGATCCAGGCCCGCAGGCTTAGGGAGGAGAGGGCCGGGGACCAGATCCTCCTTAATGCCTGCTGCCCAGGCTGGGTGAGAACCGACATGGCAGGTCCCAATGCCGCCAAATCCCCTGATGAGGGCGCTGTCACTCCTGTCTACCTGGCCTTGCTGCCAGTTGGTGCGACAGAGCCACAGGGACAGTTTGTGTCTGAGaagcaggtgcaggtgtggtGA
- the setd4 gene encoding SET domain-containing protein 4 codes for MGGRNGRRERRKKRRDRSQNVDQTVNLCHDSQYVELRKWLNKRGFNSKSLIPAHFSNTGRGLMTTKAIPVGGLVVSLPESCLMTSQTVLSSYLGKYIKRWKPSVSPVLALCVFLISERHLGAGSQWKPYIDVLPKTYTCPVYFSDDVISLLPGDLHNKALDQRGRVLELFSSSLPFFRSLQPLFKRPVDEIFTHDALRWAWCSVNTRTVYMERPQTQYLSREQDVYGLTPYLDLLNHCALVQVDAGFSQETRCYEIRSRQGCRKFQQAFICYGPHDNQKLLLEYGFVALGNPHSVVYVDPSDLQLCLSGAVQQFAQKLLFLKQYDFLANLTFGLDGASWRLMTVLRLLSLKPDQYSCWKGVLLGAAVSQDREEWSVHLARMLCQYLGDENTKALQRLSVLKQEAGAAVREQLAVVECLRLEAQGILGNSQQVLKNLQEEAPPSDVSLPT; via the exons ATGGGGGGCCGAAATGGTAGGAGGGAGCGGAGGAAGAAGAGACGGGACAGAAGTCAGAACGTCGATCAAACAG TGAACCTGTGCCATGACTCTCAGTATGTGGAACTAAGGAAGTGGCTCAACAAACGAGGCTTTAACTCCAAATCCCTGATCCCAGCGCATTTCTCGA ACACTGGGAGAGGACTCATGACGACAAAGGCTATACCG GTGGGTGGTCTGGTTGTGTCCCTGCCGGAGAGCTGTCTGATGACCTCACAGACTGTCCTTAGCAGCTACCTGGGCAAATACATCAAGAG GTGGAAGCCCTCAGTGTCTCCTGTGTTAGCCCTCTGCGTCTTCCTCATTTCTGAGAGACatttgggggcggggtcacagtGGAAGCCTTACATTGATGTCCTTCCCAAAACCTACACATGTCCTGTCTATttttctgatgatgtcatcagcctgTTGCCGGGAGACCTACATAATAAGGCTTTGGATCAGAGGGGCAGGGTCTTGgagctcttctcctcctctctgccatTTTTTCGTTCACTGCAGCCTCTTTTCAAACGGCCCGTGGATGAAATTTTCACCCACGATGCTTTGCGGTGGGCATGGTGCAGTGTGAACACGCGCACCGTGTACATGGAGCGCCCGCAGACCCAGTACCTCTCACGGGAGCAGGATGTGTACGGCCTGACGCCATACCTCGACCTGCTGAACCACTGTGCCTTAGTGCAG GTAGATGCTGGGTTCAGCCAGGAGACGCGGTGCTACGAGATCCGCAGCAGACAGGGCTGCAGGAAGTTCCAGCAGGCCTTCATCTGCTACGGTCCCCATGACAACCAGAAGCTCCTGCTGGAGTACGGCTTTGTTGCCCTGGGAAACCCTCACAGCGTGGTCTATGTGGATCCAA GTGACCtacagctctgtctctctggagCAGTGCAGCAGTTTGCCCAGAAGCTGCTGTTCTTGAAGCAGTATGACTTCTTAGC aaACCTGACTTTTGGGCTTGATGGAGCCTCCTGGAGGTTGATGACTGTGCTCAGATTGCTGTCCCTCAAACCAGACCAATA CTCATGTTGGAAAGGTGTCCTATTGGGGGCAGCAGTGAGTCAGGACAGAGAGGAATGGAGTGTTCACTTGGCCAGGATGTTGTGTCAGTACCTTGGGGATGAAAACACTAAAGCGCTGCAGAGG tTGTCTGTCCTGAAGCAAGAAGCAGGGGCTGCTGTGAGGGAACAGCTAGCTGTGGTGGAATGTCTCAGACTTGAGGcccagggcattctgggaaattcACAACAAGTCCTGAAGAATCTCCAGGAGGAAGCCCCGCCAAGTGATGTTTCTCTACCCACATAA